In Halobacillus amylolyticus, the following proteins share a genomic window:
- a CDS encoding MBL fold metallo-hydrolase: MIESQTTPFEFYPISVPTQDSLRTVNFYLLSIKNQLLLFDAGWTGDAYWQALKQTLKESHFELEDITGIVLSHHHIDHCGLVNQIVEKHEIPVYAHKKAFPRLQREETFLRTRIQFFEALYRKFDCWDRGEAQVDYLKRSLEKNRHLAVKANLSPVEEAPLDGLNALHFPGHAPDQIGLWEQTNGILFGGDVLIQHISSNALVEPNENGERLPTLHQSVESLKAIASLPVQLIHSGHGSVIHDPQALVKKRLSRIDQKGDKIISLIEKGASTGREIALSYYGSTYDQQFSLVMSEIIGQLDYLEIKGKIDKTIKDGIYHYSPVNKI; encoded by the coding sequence ATGATTGAATCTCAAACGACTCCTTTCGAATTCTATCCAATCTCAGTCCCTACCCAGGATAGTTTAAGAACGGTGAACTTTTACCTTCTTTCTATTAAAAATCAGTTACTATTATTTGATGCCGGCTGGACAGGGGATGCATACTGGCAAGCTCTAAAGCAAACTTTAAAAGAAAGCCATTTCGAGCTTGAGGACATCACAGGTATTGTTCTCAGTCATCACCACATCGATCATTGTGGTTTAGTAAATCAAATAGTTGAAAAACATGAGATCCCTGTCTACGCTCACAAAAAAGCCTTTCCTCGATTACAAAGAGAGGAAACCTTTTTAAGGACCCGAATCCAGTTCTTTGAGGCCTTATACAGAAAGTTTGACTGTTGGGATAGAGGGGAGGCACAGGTCGATTATTTAAAACGTTCTTTAGAAAAGAATCGTCACCTTGCTGTAAAGGCAAATCTTTCACCGGTTGAGGAAGCTCCTCTTGATGGATTAAACGCTCTGCACTTCCCGGGACACGCCCCTGATCAAATAGGGCTTTGGGAACAAACCAACGGGATTCTATTTGGAGGTGACGTGCTCATTCAGCATATTTCCAGTAATGCGTTAGTTGAGCCAAATGAAAATGGTGAACGGCTGCCAACACTTCATCAAAGTGTCGAGTCACTTAAAGCTATTGCCTCCTTACCTGTTCAACTTATCCATTCCGGACATGGGTCTGTCATTCATGATCCCCAAGCTTTAGTTAAAAAACGGTTGAGTCGTATTGATCAAAAAGGAGATAAAATCATTTCCCTAATTGAAAAAGGTGCTTCAACAGGAAGAGAAATCGCTCTAAGTTATTACGGTTCTACTTACGATCAGCAGTTTTCATTAGTCATGTCAGAAATCATCGGTCAACTTGATTACCTGGAAATCAAAGGGAAAATTGATAAAACGATAAAAGACGGTATTTATCACTATTCACCAGTAAATAAAATCTAA
- a CDS encoding HU family DNA-binding protein, producing the protein MNKTELVNKVAEVSGLSKGDASKAVDSTLESITEALANEDSVQLIGFGNFEVRERAARKGRNPQTGEEIEIAASKVPAFKPGKSLREAVK; encoded by the coding sequence TTGAATAAAACAGAATTAGTTAATAAAGTTGCTGAGGTTTCTGGGTTATCAAAGGGGGATGCAAGCAAAGCCGTTGATTCAACTTTGGAATCTATTACAGAAGCACTTGCAAACGAAGATAGTGTTCAATTAATTGGTTTCGGTAACTTTGAAGTAAGAGAAAGAGCAGCACGTAAAGGTCGTAATCCGCAAACAGGTGAGGAAATAGAAATAGCAGCAAGTAAAGTACCTGCATTCAAGCCAGGAAAAAGCCTTAGAGAAGCAGTAAAATAA
- a CDS encoding TetR/AcrR family transcriptional regulator, protein MERNTNRSPGRPPNHKHKQPTGERILIKASQLFLENSYQDVSMDDVAKASDVTKASVYYYYKTKSELYTETMIQLMYRVRAQIVKLLREEEPFYTRLLNVAEAYLSVSIDLDTERFIYSAKNMLSNYQLEAIQNAEESMYHAMEEFFSEAIDQEEILPINPTFAVHAYISLLNTGNYKNTEGHMIFSSAKESARQIVGFFWKGLTNSTFEYK, encoded by the coding sequence ATGGAGAGAAATACAAACCGTTCTCCGGGAAGACCACCAAACCACAAACATAAACAACCTACAGGCGAACGAATTTTAATTAAGGCATCTCAACTCTTTCTAGAAAACAGTTATCAGGATGTCTCTATGGATGATGTGGCCAAGGCATCTGATGTGACAAAAGCATCTGTTTATTATTATTACAAAACCAAGTCAGAACTTTATACCGAGACTATGATTCAGCTCATGTATCGGGTCCGAGCTCAGATAGTTAAATTACTACGCGAGGAAGAGCCTTTTTATACAAGACTTTTAAACGTGGCTGAGGCCTATTTGTCCGTGTCCATCGATTTGGATACTGAGCGCTTTATCTATAGTGCAAAAAATATGCTTTCCAATTATCAATTGGAAGCCATTCAAAATGCGGAAGAATCGATGTATCATGCAATGGAAGAGTTTTTTAGTGAAGCTATAGACCAAGAGGAGATTTTGCCTATTAATCCGACCTTTGCTGTTCATGCTTACATTTCTTTATTGAATACAGGCAATTATAAGAACACGGAGGGCCACATGATTTTCTCCTCGGCAAAAGAATCGGCAAGACAGATTGTAGGTTTCTTTTGGAAGGGATTGACAAACAGTACTTTCGAATATAAATAA
- a CDS encoding pyruvate, water dikinase regulatory protein, whose amino-acid sequence MNKKEIVYVVSDSVGETAELMVKAVTSQFNGADVEIQHISYVEDIQDLNNVIAVAKYSHSIIAYTIVIPDLKQYLDQRAREEGIIAVDLMNPLMEAFIEKFHKVPERQPGLMRKLDDNYFRRVEAIEFAVKYDDGQEIRGIKHADIVLVGVSRTSKTPLSMYLAHKKFKVANIPLVPEINPPEELFDIPKSKCIGLVITPDKLNEIREERLKSLGLNTHANYANLERILEELDYSETIMKRIGCPIINVSNKAVEETADLILAMLKKRGVINYE is encoded by the coding sequence GTGAATAAAAAGGAAATTGTCTATGTAGTTTCGGATTCAGTTGGCGAGACAGCTGAGTTGATGGTAAAAGCAGTGACAAGTCAATTTAATGGAGCAGATGTTGAAATCCAGCACATTTCCTATGTAGAAGATATCCAGGATCTTAATAATGTCATTGCTGTCGCAAAGTATAGCCATTCCATCATTGCCTACACGATCGTCATTCCAGATTTAAAGCAATACCTTGATCAGAGAGCACGAGAAGAAGGAATTATTGCAGTGGATTTAATGAATCCACTTATGGAAGCATTTATTGAAAAATTTCATAAGGTCCCCGAACGTCAACCAGGATTAATGAGGAAACTGGACGATAACTACTTCCGAAGAGTGGAAGCCATTGAGTTCGCGGTCAAATATGATGATGGCCAGGAAATACGCGGGATTAAACACGCCGACATTGTGCTAGTGGGCGTTTCCAGAACATCAAAGACTCCACTCTCCATGTATCTGGCCCATAAAAAGTTTAAGGTGGCAAATATCCCTTTGGTACCGGAAATAAATCCCCCGGAGGAACTTTTTGATATTCCAAAAAGTAAATGTATCGGTTTAGTGATCACACCAGATAAATTAAATGAAATTCGCGAGGAACGATTGAAAAGTTTAGGGTTAAACACCCATGCGAATTATGCAAACTTAGAACGAATCCTAGAGGAACTAGATTATTCCGAGACGATTATGAAACGAATCGGTTGTCCAATTATTAATGTCTCAAATAAGGCCGTAGAAGAGACGGCTGATCTAATATTAGCCATGTTAAAAAAGAGGGGAGTTATAAACTATGAATAA
- a CDS encoding MMPL family transporter — translation MKKLLNNWGRIVASSKTRWLTVFVWLLLVIVLSFVWPQVNQEETKSNQLLPEDAMSVQASKISSEQFSNNSGVPLLVVWHRNGGLTDKDYQLIQQLYGGLEEDPVSSQKFIPPFAKAPPQTLIEASSQDGAALTTPVFFQESASTESLQKALDQLKERIIAGTDKSSFNEAISDDGLHVRFTGPVGIQTDATELFSNADVTLLIATVVLVLVLLIILYRSPILALVPLVSVGIAYGLISPLLGFMADQGWIVVDAQAISIMTVLLFGAGTDYCLFLISRYRDELRMEPDKYAALQKALTGTGGAIMISALTTVTGLLTLGLAHYASYDRFAVPFSLSILIIGITALTLLPAVLAILGRMAFVPFIPRTEEMIQKREQAKGKPIRRPKSSGRINQAIGRWATDKPWIIIVSCTILLGGLALFVPKIDYTYGLLDSFPEDMPSREGFSIIADHYPPGEIAPLEVIVNTEGEEVNVKNILSSIANVEEVSDPVEGSNNPFLLKHEVTLSIDPYSEESVQTIPAIKNKMANVLESNGIENPAENVWIGGETATLYDTKQVTKRDQSIIIPAVLIIIAVLLLIYLRSIVAMIYLLGTVVLSYLAALGLGWLILNFVFGADAMQGLIPVYAFVFLVALGEDYNIFMVSSIWKKRKHLPLKQAIREGVSETSSVIGSAGLILAGTFSVLAVLPLQVLVQFGTVTAVGILLDTFIVRPLLVPSITTVLGRFSFWPEKLWKLREDNNKAKITAHEKE, via the coding sequence TTGAAGAAGTTATTAAATAATTGGGGGCGTATTGTTGCGAGTTCGAAAACAAGATGGTTAACTGTGTTCGTTTGGCTTTTGTTAGTTATAGTCCTATCTTTTGTTTGGCCACAGGTCAATCAAGAAGAAACGAAATCGAATCAATTGTTGCCGGAAGATGCCATGTCAGTGCAAGCTTCTAAGATTTCATCCGAACAATTTTCTAATAACTCGGGCGTGCCGCTTCTGGTCGTCTGGCACCGAAATGGCGGACTGACAGATAAGGATTACCAGCTCATCCAACAACTTTACGGAGGTCTTGAGGAAGATCCAGTGAGTAGTCAGAAGTTCATTCCTCCATTTGCAAAAGCACCACCGCAAACCTTAATTGAAGCAAGCTCTCAAGATGGCGCTGCCTTGACCACCCCGGTCTTTTTCCAAGAGAGTGCCTCGACAGAATCATTGCAGAAAGCACTGGACCAATTAAAGGAGAGAATCATAGCCGGGACAGACAAGTCGAGCTTTAATGAGGCCATTTCTGACGATGGCTTGCACGTACGGTTTACAGGTCCGGTCGGTATCCAGACGGATGCGACCGAATTATTTAGTAACGCAGACGTAACCTTATTAATCGCGACGGTCGTCCTAGTATTAGTGTTGTTAATTATTTTGTACCGATCCCCTATCCTTGCGCTTGTCCCGCTGGTGTCTGTAGGAATAGCCTATGGATTAATCAGCCCATTACTTGGTTTTATGGCTGATCAAGGATGGATCGTTGTCGATGCCCAGGCGATTTCGATTATGACCGTATTATTATTTGGTGCCGGGACTGACTACTGCTTATTTTTGATTTCCCGCTATCGTGATGAACTGCGGATGGAACCAGATAAGTATGCAGCCTTACAAAAAGCACTCACTGGTACGGGCGGCGCAATTATGATTAGTGCACTGACCACGGTCACAGGGCTTTTAACCCTAGGGCTAGCGCATTATGCTTCCTACGACCGATTTGCTGTGCCGTTCAGTCTGTCTATTTTAATTATCGGAATCACCGCGTTAACATTGCTGCCAGCCGTATTGGCCATACTGGGGCGAATGGCATTTGTCCCTTTCATCCCTCGTACAGAAGAGATGATTCAAAAACGCGAACAAGCAAAAGGAAAGCCTATTCGCAGACCCAAATCCTCAGGACGCATCAATCAGGCGATTGGACGATGGGCTACAGACAAACCCTGGATCATTATCGTTTCCTGTACGATTTTATTAGGTGGCCTTGCACTATTCGTGCCCAAAATAGATTATACGTATGGTTTACTAGACTCTTTCCCAGAAGATATGCCGTCACGTGAAGGTTTCTCGATTATTGCCGATCATTATCCACCAGGAGAAATTGCTCCACTTGAAGTGATTGTCAATACCGAAGGAGAAGAAGTAAATGTTAAAAACATACTGTCTTCTATCGCTAACGTAGAAGAAGTCAGTGACCCTGTAGAAGGCTCTAATAATCCATTCCTTTTGAAACATGAAGTAACCTTGTCTATTGATCCATATTCCGAAGAATCCGTTCAGACCATTCCAGCTATTAAAAATAAAATGGCGAATGTGCTTGAAAGCAATGGTATCGAAAATCCAGCTGAAAACGTGTGGATTGGTGGAGAAACGGCAACACTTTACGATACAAAACAAGTGACAAAACGTGATCAATCTATCATCATCCCGGCTGTACTGATCATCATCGCTGTCTTGTTACTCATTTACCTGCGTTCCATCGTTGCTATGATCTATCTGTTAGGAACTGTTGTATTATCCTACCTCGCAGCACTGGGACTCGGATGGTTAATCCTCAATTTTGTTTTTGGTGCCGATGCGATGCAAGGATTAATTCCTGTCTACGCCTTCGTCTTTCTCGTGGCATTAGGCGAGGATTATAATATTTTTATGGTTTCAAGCATTTGGAAAAAGAGAAAACACCTGCCGCTTAAACAAGCCATTCGCGAAGGTGTAAGTGAAACAAGTAGTGTCATAGGTTCAGCCGGTTTAATTCTTGCAGGGACATTTTCCGTTCTGGCCGTCCTGCCGCTGCAAGTATTGGTTCAATTTGGAACAGTTACTGCAGTCGGCATCTTACTCGATACGTTTATCGTCAGACCGCTTCTTGTCCCATCGATCACAACTGTCTTAGGGAGATTTTCATTTTGGCCAGAGAAACTTTGGAAGCTTAGAGAAGATAATAATAAGGCTAAAATTACTGCCCATGAAAAAGAATAG
- a CDS encoding alpha/beta hydrolase, translating to MKIWECEKNYQKGVIVIVHGYGDHHGRYMWLKDKCLSRGFHVVMDDLPGMGGTTRRAGHIDSFDEYVETVSRWIKESKKYNLPIFVMGHSMGGLATVRALTERELPISGVILSSPCLGLIHTPPDVLRRLIKLMNKWKPAFRVPLKNPFKKGLATRNEKVLKRDEQDPFIVTKVSVRWFKEMDKAMQKAFRHVKEVPDVPLLVLQGGSDKIVKKHDVYKWFRHLSINEKTYKEFKGLYHEVFNEPEREQVFDQAYAFLQSHVD from the coding sequence ATGAAAATATGGGAATGCGAAAAGAATTACCAAAAAGGAGTCATTGTTATTGTTCACGGCTACGGTGATCACCACGGGCGATATATGTGGTTAAAAGACAAATGCCTTAGTCGCGGTTTCCATGTGGTGATGGATGATCTTCCAGGCATGGGAGGGACTACAAGAAGAGCAGGGCATATTGATTCCTTTGATGAGTACGTGGAAACCGTTTCTCGCTGGATTAAAGAATCAAAAAAATATAACCTCCCTATTTTCGTAATGGGACATAGTATGGGAGGACTCGCCACCGTTCGGGCACTAACAGAAAGAGAATTGCCTATTTCAGGTGTCATTCTATCATCACCTTGCCTTGGTCTTATTCATACCCCTCCGGACGTTTTACGAAGGCTGATAAAGCTGATGAATAAGTGGAAACCAGCTTTCCGTGTCCCCCTCAAAAATCCTTTTAAGAAAGGGCTCGCAACAAGAAATGAAAAGGTTCTGAAAAGGGATGAACAGGACCCCTTCATTGTAACAAAAGTTTCTGTACGCTGGTTTAAAGAAATGGATAAAGCAATGCAGAAAGCGTTTAGACATGTAAAAGAAGTTCCGGATGTACCTCTGCTCGTTTTACAGGGGGGGAGTGACAAAATTGTAAAAAAGCATGATGTTTATAAATGGTTCCGTCACCTATCTATCAATGAAAAAACATATAAAGAGTTTAAGGGACTTTACCATGAGGTGTTTAATGAACCGGAAAGAGAACAAGTTTTTGATCAGGCCTATGCTTTTCTTCAGTCACATGTTGACTGA
- the ppdK gene encoding pyruvate, phosphate dikinase, protein MNKFVYTFDQGSSEKKELLGGKGANLAEMTRIGLPVPYGFTISTEACNSYYDAGESIPAEIELQVVEALQILEEKTGKKLGDPADPLLVSVRSGAVHSMPGMMDTVLNLGMNDKTVEGLANLTGNPRFAYDSYRRFIQMFSDVVLDVDNFYFEQFLEEVREEKGYDSDPEMSAADWQQVIKGYKDIVKRHAKRNFPEDPKEQLFLSIRAVFDSWNNQRAIVYRRLQKIPGHLGTAVNIQSMVFGNMGNDSGTGVAFTRNPSTGESKLYGEYLINAQGEDVVAGIRTPQPIATLQHEMPEVYQQFVETSNLLEEHYQDMQDIEFTVERGELFILQTRTGKRTAQAAITIAVDLAEENIISKKEALLRVDPDQLNQLLHHRIDDSYQRKQLAKGLPASPGAATGQVVFYADDAERLANDGKKVILVRPETTPDDIHGIVASQATITSRGGMTSHAAVVARGMGKACICGCEALSIDIKGKQFTVGDVIVNQGDRITIDGSTGDIMLGEVPMIEPQLSEEFQLLLTWADEERKLGVRANADNSKDAAKAIEFGAGGIGLCRTEHMFMDADRIPLVQEMILAETYEEREHALMKLLPMQQEDFEGIFETMQGYPITIRLLDPPLHEFLPDKEELIVEVTKLQILDPKSKELKVKEDLLRKVRLLDESNPMLGHRGCRLGMIYPEIYLMQAKAIFYAISKVMEKGIDVKPEIMIPLVGHVNELKEMRQLVVNVGEQIMEETGQESDYLVGTMVEVPRAALTADQIAQEADFFSFGTNDLTQTTFGYSRDDAEGKFLQTYIDKKVLPDNPFASLDKEGVGKLVETGVKLGRATKPGLKTGICGEHGGEKHSIQFCHDVGLDYVSCSPYRVPLARLAAAQATIKHEQKQGVKELI, encoded by the coding sequence ATGAATAAATTTGTTTATACATTTGATCAAGGGAGCAGTGAAAAAAAGGAACTTTTAGGAGGTAAGGGCGCCAACCTGGCGGAAATGACCCGTATTGGTTTACCCGTTCCTTATGGTTTTACCATTTCAACAGAGGCCTGTAACTCATACTATGATGCGGGCGAATCCATTCCTGCCGAGATCGAACTCCAAGTAGTAGAAGCCCTTCAAATCCTTGAAGAAAAAACAGGGAAAAAACTTGGAGATCCCGCAGATCCCCTGCTTGTTTCCGTTCGTTCCGGTGCCGTTCATTCGATGCCGGGAATGATGGATACCGTTTTAAACCTTGGAATGAATGATAAAACAGTGGAAGGATTGGCAAACCTTACTGGAAATCCACGTTTTGCCTATGATTCTTACCGTCGATTCATTCAAATGTTTAGTGACGTTGTTCTTGATGTCGATAACTTTTACTTTGAGCAATTTTTAGAAGAAGTGAGAGAAGAAAAAGGATATGATTCAGATCCTGAAATGTCTGCAGCAGATTGGCAACAAGTGATTAAAGGGTACAAAGATATCGTCAAAAGACATGCGAAAAGGAATTTTCCTGAGGATCCAAAAGAACAATTATTCCTTTCCATTCGAGCTGTTTTTGATTCTTGGAATAACCAGCGGGCTATTGTGTACCGTCGCCTTCAGAAGATTCCCGGTCACCTTGGCACAGCCGTGAACATTCAAAGCATGGTCTTTGGAAATATGGGGAACGATTCTGGTACGGGAGTTGCCTTTACACGGAACCCATCTACAGGTGAATCGAAGCTTTATGGGGAATATTTAATAAATGCACAAGGCGAAGATGTGGTTGCAGGCATTCGTACCCCACAGCCGATTGCTACCCTCCAGCATGAAATGCCGGAAGTCTACCAACAGTTTGTTGAAACTAGCAATCTACTAGAAGAGCATTATCAAGACATGCAGGACATTGAATTCACAGTAGAGCGTGGGGAACTATTTATTCTTCAAACTCGAACGGGTAAAAGAACAGCTCAAGCAGCGATTACCATCGCCGTTGACTTAGCAGAAGAAAACATTATTAGTAAAAAAGAGGCCCTTCTGCGTGTCGACCCTGATCAACTTAACCAGCTGCTTCATCATCGAATTGATGATTCATATCAGCGGAAACAATTAGCCAAAGGGCTGCCTGCCTCCCCTGGAGCAGCAACAGGCCAGGTCGTTTTTTATGCAGATGATGCCGAACGTTTAGCGAACGATGGCAAAAAGGTGATTCTTGTTCGACCGGAAACCACCCCTGACGATATCCATGGAATTGTGGCCTCTCAAGCAACAATCACTAGCCGTGGAGGAATGACAAGTCATGCAGCTGTAGTAGCAAGAGGCATGGGAAAGGCTTGTATTTGCGGCTGTGAAGCCTTATCTATTGATATAAAAGGAAAGCAGTTTACAGTAGGAGACGTCATCGTCAACCAGGGCGATCGAATTACCATTGATGGTTCAACGGGTGACATCATGTTAGGTGAAGTCCCAATGATCGAGCCACAGCTTTCGGAGGAGTTTCAACTGTTACTTACCTGGGCAGATGAGGAGAGAAAACTTGGCGTAAGGGCCAATGCTGACAACTCAAAGGATGCCGCAAAAGCCATTGAATTTGGTGCCGGTGGAATCGGATTGTGCCGGACAGAACATATGTTTATGGATGCAGACCGAATCCCACTTGTTCAGGAAATGATCCTTGCTGAGACATACGAGGAACGAGAGCACGCTCTTATGAAACTACTGCCCATGCAGCAAGAAGATTTTGAAGGAATCTTTGAAACGATGCAAGGATACCCGATAACGATTCGTTTACTAGATCCTCCTCTTCATGAGTTTCTGCCTGATAAGGAAGAACTGATCGTTGAAGTGACAAAGCTACAAATCTTAGATCCAAAGTCTAAGGAATTAAAGGTTAAGGAAGACCTTTTAAGAAAAGTCCGTCTGTTAGATGAATCCAATCCAATGCTAGGACACCGTGGCTGCCGTCTGGGAATGATTTATCCTGAAATCTACCTCATGCAGGCGAAAGCCATCTTCTACGCCATTTCCAAAGTGATGGAAAAAGGAATCGATGTTAAGCCGGAAATTATGATTCCTTTAGTTGGCCATGTCAATGAGTTGAAAGAAATGCGTCAATTGGTCGTCAACGTGGGAGAACAAATTATGGAAGAAACCGGACAGGAATCCGATTATCTCGTTGGTACGATGGTTGAAGTTCCACGAGCAGCTCTCACTGCGGACCAAATTGCTCAAGAGGCGGACTTTTTCTCCTTTGGAACAAATGATTTAACTCAAACAACTTTTGGGTATAGTCGTGATGATGCAGAGGGCAAGTTCCTGCAAACCTATATTGATAAAAAAGTTCTCCCAGATAATCCATTCGCTTCTCTTGACAAGGAAGGTGTCGGCAAGCTTGTAGAAACCGGCGTTAAACTTGGCAGAGCAACAAAGCCAGGGTTAAAAACAGGGATTTGCGGGGAACATGGAGGAGAAAAACATTCGATACAATTCTGCCATGATGTAGGGTTGGATTATGTTAGCTGCTCCCCATACCGTGTACCACTTGCACGTCTTGCAGCGGCTCAAGCCACTATCAAACATGAACAGAAACAGGGTGTGAAAGAGCTTATATAG
- a CDS encoding TVP38/TMEM64 family protein, with translation MNNSKVKSFIIKSAVLLGIAGLLVLLNQLFFHIQPKDIKKWTDGLGVWAPVVFLIIFTVRPFTLIPLSIIAVACGLLFGPFLGSVYIIIGTVLGAASAFLVLRRYAKEIHIEDNDKENLKKLKKDVEEHGFKSVLMLRLLPAINFDLLTYICSKTQVNSWKYLLGTLVGTLPGSIMFGVFGSSLLTLKPVNLIILAGLIILLIVLGVIMKRSIGKRYDTEELKAEVKDLRKNT, from the coding sequence GTGAATAATAGTAAAGTAAAGAGTTTTATCATTAAGAGTGCTGTTCTCTTAGGAATAGCAGGATTATTAGTGCTCTTAAATCAATTATTCTTTCATATACAACCAAAAGATATAAAAAAATGGACAGACGGGTTAGGGGTGTGGGCTCCCGTTGTATTCTTGATTATATTTACTGTACGCCCCTTTACACTCATTCCATTATCGATCATTGCTGTAGCCTGCGGTTTGTTATTTGGTCCATTTCTTGGATCTGTTTATATAATCATTGGAACTGTATTAGGGGCAGCATCCGCCTTTCTCGTTCTTAGGAGGTACGCCAAAGAAATTCATATTGAAGATAACGATAAAGAGAATTTGAAAAAGTTGAAAAAGGATGTGGAGGAACACGGGTTTAAGTCGGTATTAATGCTTCGATTACTTCCAGCTATTAACTTTGACTTACTCACCTATATTTGTTCCAAAACACAGGTGAATTCGTGGAAGTATCTTCTAGGAACATTAGTAGGGACACTGCCAGGCTCTATTATGTTTGGGGTGTTCGGTTCAAGCCTACTGACGCTTAAGCCGGTAAACTTAATTATACTTGCTGGGCTAATTATCCTCCTCATTGTACTAGGAGTTATAATGAAAAGAAGTATTGGAAAGCGTTATGACACGGAAGAACTTAAAGCGGAAGTGAAAGATTTAAGAAAAAACACCTAA
- a CDS encoding DUF3231 family protein, which produces MAESRTKLTSSELASIWSGYMNDSLSKCVLSYFLKHVEDEEIRSVAQFTYDLSATHIEKLTAIFQNEGIPTPTGFTKEHDLNLNAPKLYTDMFMLSYINHMAKVGLLAYSSFISMSARKDIRSYFMEGLQETSDLYDNSSEVLLSKGLFIRAPYIAYPTRTDFVDSRKYFNGFSSLGKERPLNTVEISHLFMNTQTNVIGTKLALSFAQTSPNKQVQKWMLRGSDISKKHVQIFTKTLINNDIQPPASSDVSITNSTTPPFSDKLNLFHMSLLSSAGMGNYATAAAASQRNDLMINYERLSLEIARYAKDGGDLMVKNGWLEQPPGTIDKQKIIKTKDSE; this is translated from the coding sequence ATGGCTGAAAGTCGTACCAAGCTAACTTCTTCTGAATTAGCTTCTATTTGGTCTGGTTATATGAATGATAGTTTGTCCAAATGTGTCTTAAGTTATTTTTTAAAACATGTAGAGGATGAGGAAATTCGGTCTGTCGCCCAGTTTACTTACGACCTTTCAGCTACACATATAGAAAAACTAACAGCCATATTCCAGAATGAGGGGATCCCAACACCAACAGGTTTTACAAAAGAACATGATTTAAATTTAAATGCCCCTAAACTTTATACAGACATGTTCATGCTAAGTTATATCAATCATATGGCTAAGGTTGGATTACTTGCCTATAGTAGCTTTATCTCCATGAGTGCTCGAAAAGATATAAGATCCTATTTCATGGAAGGACTGCAAGAAACGTCAGATTTATATGACAACAGTTCAGAAGTACTCCTTTCAAAAGGATTATTTATTAGAGCACCTTATATTGCGTATCCAACAAGAACAGACTTTGTAGACTCAAGAAAATATTTCAATGGTTTTTCCTCTCTTGGTAAGGAACGACCATTAAACACGGTTGAAATATCACATTTGTTCATGAACACTCAAACCAACGTTATAGGAACTAAACTAGCACTTAGTTTTGCTCAAACATCACCGAATAAACAAGTTCAAAAATGGATGTTAAGAGGATCTGACATTTCAAAAAAACATGTTCAAATTTTCACCAAAACCCTTATTAATAACGATATACAGCCGCCCGCTTCATCTGATGTTAGTATTACAAATTCAACTACCCCGCCGTTTTCAGATAAACTAAATTTATTTCACATGAGTTTGTTAAGCAGCGCAGGGATGGGAAATTACGCAACCGCAGCAGCTGCAAGTCAAAGAAATGACCTAATGATAAATTACGAAAGGTTATCACTAGAAATTGCTCGATATGCTAAAGATGGAGGCGACCTCATGGTTAAAAATGGATGGTTAGAACAACCCCCGGGGACAATAGATAAACAAAAAATTATAAAAACGAAGGATTCGGAATAA